A genomic stretch from Ureibacillus composti includes:
- a CDS encoding amino acid permease, producing MKENHQDSQLKRGLSNRHMQLIALGGSIGVGLFYGSSSTIQMAGPSILLAYLIGGLVIFTIMRALGEMAVFEPVSGSFSTYANKYLGNFAGFLSGWTYWFMWIVVGMAELTVVGVYINYWFPDIPQWVTALVVLVVMTIINLANVKAYGEFEFWFAMIKVIAIIGMIVLGLAIIFFGVGNHGEAIGFDNLWSHGGFMPNGFNGILMSLVLVMFSFGGVELVGISAGEAKDPSKSIPSAINNIVWRILIFYIGALGVMMVIYPWNEVGSEGSPFVQIFDYVGIPGAAHIINFVVITAAMSAFNSGLYGSGRMLYNLSLQKNGPKFFKTLSKNGSPRRGILFSSMILLIAVILNYIVPEKVFIYISAVATVAVITSWMIILLAQLKFRKSKTKEEVAKLKFKIPLYPISTYIAIAFLLMVIVLMTFIPDMRVALYVAPVWFIILYVGYKVINVKK from the coding sequence ATGAAAGAAAATCATCAAGATTCGCAGCTAAAACGAGGTTTAAGTAACCGTCACATGCAATTAATTGCCCTCGGTGGATCCATTGGCGTAGGTTTATTCTATGGATCTAGTTCGACCATTCAAATGGCTGGCCCATCTATTTTATTAGCCTATTTAATTGGCGGATTGGTCATTTTTACAATTATGAGAGCTTTAGGAGAAATGGCTGTTTTTGAACCGGTATCAGGTTCTTTCAGTACCTATGCCAACAAATATTTAGGTAACTTTGCTGGATTCTTATCCGGCTGGACATATTGGTTCATGTGGATCGTCGTTGGGATGGCAGAATTAACAGTCGTTGGTGTCTACATAAATTATTGGTTCCCAGATATTCCTCAATGGGTAACTGCCCTTGTCGTACTTGTTGTCATGACTATTATTAATCTAGCAAATGTGAAAGCTTACGGAGAATTCGAATTCTGGTTCGCCATGATCAAAGTAATCGCCATTATTGGAATGATTGTTCTTGGATTAGCCATTATTTTCTTCGGTGTTGGCAATCACGGTGAAGCAATTGGTTTTGATAATTTATGGTCACATGGTGGCTTCATGCCAAATGGCTTTAACGGAATTTTAATGTCCCTTGTATTAGTAATGTTCTCATTCGGTGGCGTTGAATTAGTCGGTATTTCAGCAGGAGAAGCAAAAGATCCTAGCAAGTCTATTCCTTCTGCCATCAATAATATTGTTTGGCGTATTTTAATTTTCTATATTGGTGCTTTAGGCGTCATGATGGTGATATACCCATGGAACGAAGTCGGTTCAGAAGGTAGTCCCTTTGTTCAAATTTTCGATTATGTTGGTATTCCCGGTGCTGCCCATATTATCAACTTTGTTGTCATCACAGCTGCAATGTCTGCATTTAATAGTGGTTTATACGGATCAGGACGCATGTTGTATAACTTATCACTACAGAAAAATGGTCCTAAATTTTTCAAAACTCTTAGCAAAAATGGTAGTCCGCGAAGAGGTATTTTATTCTCATCCATGATTTTACTCATTGCGGTTATTTTAAACTATATTGTACCTGAAAAAGTGTTTATCTATATTTCTGCTGTTGCAACTGTGGCAGTTATTACAAGTTGGATGATTATTCTTTTAGCACAATTAAAATTCAGAAAATCAAAAACAAAAGAGGAAGTCGCAAAACTTAAATTTAAAATACCACTTTATCCAATTTCTACGTATATCGCCA